The following is a genomic window from Rhododendron vialii isolate Sample 1 chromosome 9a, ASM3025357v1.
CGATCGTGGTCACGATTACGTGATCTCACCACCATTCTCCATCGTCGTCGTcgtatatctctctctccctctctttctttctctctctgtttcttttctgGGTGTGGATGAGAAGGCAGATGCGTAATGGGACTGAAAATACCCAAACTGTTCTTTTATATACCAAAGGCCACTTTGGTCTTTTTCATTTAAACTAACGGAGGATTTAACCCCGTTAGAGGGATTTAGGCGGGAAGGACCTGATTTGGCATTGTCAACCAAAGAAGGTGAGAGCAGTGATATTTCAGATACCTCAGGGGAGGTATTTGTcggtgtcagaaacctcaggggaggtgagtgaaatttgcccaagaATGATTTCTAAGAAAATCCAGATATTCAGCTGATCCATAAATACTTTTCGAATTATCCACCTCAACACTTCAGCCCACACGTGACCAAACTAGCATCAAAGTTTTCCACTTCTCCATTTTTCTACTACTACGtgatagatagagaaaaatgGCTTCCTCAACTCacaaacaccaccaccaccgccccaCCACGGCAGCTCCGCCACCAACACCGTCAACTCAACACCCTAACACCCGCTCCACCTCAGACATCGCCGCCGCcgacctctctctcctcctccaccgcctcccccctactctctctctccccgcccGCCTCTCCCCACCACCCAAggccactctctctcctcccctgatcacaattctctctctccaaaaccccGACTacctctcctccctcctctccgCCTCTTCCCAACACGGTTTCTTCCAACTCACCAACCACTCCGTCCTTCCCCACCTCGCTCGCTCGGCCGAGTCCGACTCGCTCTCTCTCTTCACTCTCCCAAGAAACCAAAAACATCTCCACTTCCCCCAAAACTGGCCGCTGGGCTTCGACTgtgacgacgacgacgaagacGAGGACAACGGAACCGAGTCCTTTTGTTTTGACTCGACTTGTTCGACTGAGTCGACCGAGTTGTCGTTGGCTTCACTCGGTGAGTTCACTCGGGAGATGGAGAAGGTGGGGTTGGCGGTTGTGGAAGCGCTATCGTGCGCGGTGGGGTTTGGAAACCCGCTCCGAGAGAACCCCACTCAGGTCTGCTCGTTGATGTGGGTATCTGAATGGTCAGCAGGTGACGAGCCGGTTGGGTCGGGTAAGTTTTACCCGTATGTAGTCGGGTTGCATTACCAAATCAGGTGCCAGAGATACTCGTTGCTGGCGGATTCGGGTTCGGTTTCGGTCTCGCCCCAGGTTGACTCTATCTTGGTCACGCTTGGCGATATTGCTCAGGTATTAATTCctttttgtttcgttgttttcgttatattttattttcgtATTAATATAACTGTGTCCATCTTgttcaatgaaaaaaaaattccttttattCTTCATAGATTGTTTAGTATGCGTCAACCAAAAACTCActaaaaagaacaatttttcaTCGAATTGAATAAGAACATATTTTTTGGCGTAATTGATGTTATCAACGAGTTTAATCACGGACGTAATTGATGTTATCAACGAGTTTAATCACGGGCACCGCCCATCAGGAGACAAGTCGATGGGAGGACCAACTTTTTAACCAAAACTAATAAAGTCGATAGTGATGTATGTGAGTAATTATAGAGCGCTCCTGCAGTATCGTGTGACAAATTTTGCGGCAGGACATTACTATTCAGTTATTTTAAACGGTAAGAAGACAAGCAAATGCCTTATATTTTATTGTGACgattttttatttgcaaaaaatattACTTGGCATTACCACATGAAACTTCAGAAGTACCCAATAATTGGCGGGGACGACCTTAcgagtccggctcctctccaatcctctTAAAATTGAAGGATCCTCAAGTCCTATTAATAATGTGACACATGGCAACTATAAATTTTAACAGTTCAGATCACTAATGGCCACAGAATCTTtgttatttatcaaaaacaCCTAATAATTTCCCtttgtcttctttctttctatcgATGCCTCTTCCGTCCACTAGCCATCACCATCGCCACCGCCGTCCGCCCCTTCTGACGCTCCTCCGACGAATCCATTGCCAATACCCGATGCTGCTTCCAAGCGCGCCTCTTCCCTCCACACGTCACTAGCCATCACTACCGCCGTCTGCCCCTTCCGACCCCTTTCCTCTCCTCTGATGAATCCATCGTCAATACTCGCTGCCGCTTCCAAGCCGTAGCCTAGCCTAACCTTAATCACTGGGTATGAGATATTTGATTATCAACGTAGAAGGACTTGAGGATGGCCGTGAATGGCTGGTGAATAAAATTAGCATTAGATGGGTTGGTTTAAAATTATTGTTAATGGCCATGAATGGGGGtggggaaagagagaggggtggTGATTAAATAATTGTGCGTGCTCATCTGTATGGCCTTTAGATGGGTTGGTTTAGTGTTAAATTCTCAGCCGTTGGATCAGAACttgaggatcctccaattttaggagaattggagaggagccggactcgTCGGGTTGACCCATCATCATCATATATAGGGAAAGACATTAATTGAAATCATGGTAGGCCCGTGGGGTTTAGAATTTTGGATGCATGGAGAAGCAAcatattttctttcattatcTTTCATTGAAATATCTTGagcattggtttttttttttcaactagtgaattaaattttgagtttgacttcTATGTTTTCggaatttggatttttttgattAGTCAAGAACGCCTCACAAAAGAGGGCCacaaaatttctttcattttttgtgtaCCCCCATTTTGTTATGATTTCTTGGTCAATTTCTAGAAACAAACAAAGCGTAGATCGCGATTATGGAGGAAAACTTTGCTAGCATAGAAAATAATTGCATGAAAATGTTATGGGCGacgaaaaatgaaagaaattttgtAACTCAACAAGTTAACAATCGGAAAAACTTTCAGTAGTTTTTAtgctatttatttatttatttatttttccttctggTAGCTAGTACCCCGCTTTTTATACTGATTAACGAAGAAAATTATCAAATCACCCTCGTTTGTTGAGCTATGAACGAACTGATTACAGGTTTGGAGCAATGGAAAGACAAAGAAGGTGAGAGGAAGACCCATTCCATGTCTTGAGAATGGCGGCAAAAACGCCCGCTGCATATCCATGTCGCTGCTGGTGACTCTTCCGCTAGAAGCCACCGTCTCTCCCCTCCTAATTCCGAGGTCAACCCCTGCCGATGCCAAAGACAGCCAAGTTGATCATAACGAAGATGATGGTGGTAGTAGTAGTTCTACGGATACATTCGAGAGTAGTACTAGAGCGTTtaattccttttgttttgagGACTATGCGTGGAGAGTCTACCACGAACGCCTCCCTTCTAAGGACCCGCTTGATCGATACCGTGTCTAAATTCTCGTATTATGACGGATGCATGGTGATCATACGGTCATTTCTCATTTTCAAGTGTTTGATTTACAATTTGTTGGTTTCTTGATTGGTTGGATAGATAATGATGGTACTGGTGAATGGTGATTTGCTTTTCGTTCTtaacttcttcttcctcttcttcttgtttttttggttctccttctttttgccttttgcggatagaaatgaaagtaatgggAATCCTTAATCACCAATTTATCTTTCATGGCTTTTGAATGATATAGCGTCTGTCTTTGGTTTAGTTTTTCTTTGATATTAATGAAAAAGAAGCAACCGTGATACGGAAACCGACCGGAGGTACTGATGGTCACACAGGGTCCACTTCATGTTCCGCACAAATGATTAGATccgttcaatattttttttaaaaacaaaccGAATAgatccgtaaaaaatcagctcaatcagatATGCATGGACTTGCCTCTCTATTTAGTTCTCTAGGTAAAGTAGAAGAAACACTCTCTATAGTGGGTCAGAAAAACACAAGCAATGATGAGAAAGGCCCAAGGACTTAACAGCGGAGTCCCATGACGGGCTGTTTGGCCCGTCGCATTGCAGGCAGGAAAAGGCTTTGGGTCAAGGTTTGGTTCGGTTGACATGTATTAGGTGGAGCCACGTTGGGGTAGAGTAGGATGGCTCGGCCAGGTGGCATCTCACCCATGTGCCATCCGGCGATTATGATGCATGATGTCACTTTCGCAGGGTGGTTATATGTGACATTACGAAAAGCACGAGTTTACTTAGAGCCAAGGACGTACCACCCGAAACGACATGACCAACATCTATGCATGGTAAGTATATCACAATAAACATCTCGTGTATGATGATTCCCATTTTTATTTGCATTAAACACCTCTGTGAGACTAgaaaaataaagttattatCTCAAGTATATCTCATATGGTTGAGGGTGTGGTTCGGTCGGACTTGGGTGGAAGGGGTTCCGCGGAAGCGGAACGGCGGTGCGATGGGGGGATTTTGCCGATTTCATCGCTTATGGTAGGCGTTCCGTTCCATATCTGTTGCTCTGGTTTGATTTTGGATTGTGTGCATGGGCTGGGCTTAGGTTGGTGGACCACGGTTATGGGCTTCCTGAAGTGGGGTTTGTTTGTGACTAAGGCTTGCTGGGCTAATTGGCCCCGGCCTGTACTTTTGGCAAGCCAGAAGGCGATTTCTAAACGCGGTTCTCTATAAATACGAGCGTGGTGGTCCCTACAAAAGTGTTTGCGTGGAGCTCATCACGCTTGTATCTATGGAGCGTTAAAATTTGGTGTCGCTGTCACGTCGTCATGTACATCAGtacatgcttttttttttagaaaaaaaagaatccgCATACGTAGTTTACAGTTTTCCCTCACCAATTAAATTGCAAGCTGTGAATTGAGGAAAATTGGCTAGGAAGCGAAACATGCGTCGGCGAACCAGTTTGATGATATGTACGTTTTGAGAGTTGTCTTCACTTCGAAAAAAAGCGATGTGCCACCCCAAGAAACAGGGAGATATGTGGAGAAAATTGGCCCAAAAGCCTGTACAAGGTGTTGGTGCAAGGATGTACCCCACTCACTGTACAATATAGGGTTTCTTAGTAGTTACTTTTCTCAAGCAGAAAGCTAGCTATAATTCAGAGgtttaagttttgttttttttaatgcagGGTGTTCCGAACCAGTTTGCGAGCATctcggactaatccctacagTCCCTCCCACAGCCGTATCACACGCTTACACAGCAAACACCTAAGTCCCAGACCAAaaccacttggccaacccctTAGAGTTGGTTAAGTTAGGTGATTAAACTAATCGTTGCTAATGCAGAGCCTTGTTCACTCAACGGTCAACAACTGCACTTGGGTAGTTGATGGTGACATAGGAAGATCATATATACTGTAATAATTATTGAGAGAAATGCGTCATTGAATGCTTGTGGACGCGGAGTTGGTCCTTAAGGATTATTCAAGGTGTGCGTGAACTGGTTCGGACATCTTgagatatgaaaaaaaaaaaagtgttactTTTTTGCGAAGTGATTACGAAAATTTTATCCAAGGTGAATGGAGATTAGTTAGGTAAGGTAAATGTAGATTAGTTAGGTAATTGGGATTTATCTAG
Proteins encoded in this region:
- the LOC131299492 gene encoding gibberellin 2-beta-dioxygenase 2 encodes the protein MASSTHKHHHHRPTTAAPPPTPSTQHPNTRSTSDIAAADLSLLLHRLPPTLSLPARLSPPPKATLSPPLITILSLQNPDYLSSLLSASSQHGFFQLTNHSVLPHLARSAESDSLSLFTLPRNQKHLHFPQNWPLGFDCDDDDEDEDNGTESFCFDSTCSTESTELSLASLGEFTREMEKVGLAVVEALSCAVGFGNPLRENPTQVCSLMWVSEWSAGDEPVGSGKFYPYVVGLHYQIRCQRYSLLADSGSVSVSPQVDSILVTLGDIAQVWSNGKTKKVRGRPIPCLENGGKNARCISMSLLVTLPLEATVSPLLIPRSTPADAKDSQVDHNEDDGGSSSSTDTFESSTRAFNSFCFEDYAWRVYHERLPSKDPLDRYRV